One genomic segment of Pseudokineococcus lusitanus includes these proteins:
- a CDS encoding glycosyltransferase family protein produces MVDSSSTSPAARTAAAPRPAGARRVRTAAVRALPTRGSARPRVALYGHDTQGLGHLRRNLALAEVLADDGPDGAGADVLVLSGAPEAGLFPRPEGVDVVVLPGVRKDADGGYAPRALRSDLADVVSIRSALLATALTSFAPDLLVVDKAPWGFGGELADVLPVLRARGTRVVLGLRDVLDDPATATTQWAADEGDDAVRRCYDEVWVYGDRAVHDLPAAAGMAPDVAARCVHVGYLAEGRVPEADAASRPPVPTDRWVLGVVGGGQDGAPLARALAEAPAPEGTTLVLVAGPQLPDDELRVLRERALARDDLHVVRFSRHSAAWAAGAEAVVAMGGANTVAELLATDVPALVVPRTRPRREQEVRARALEARGALDVLLPEEVTPGRLGAWLAGAVTRRTDRSGLALGGLRTVGERVARRLRPAVPVQLAATDTTWETDRAAV; encoded by the coding sequence ATGGTCGACAGCAGCAGCACCTCACCCGCCGCCCGTACCGCCGCCGCCCCCCGGCCGGCGGGGGCCCGCCGGGTCCGCACCGCCGCTGTCCGGGCGCTGCCCACCCGCGGCAGCGCCCGCCCCCGCGTCGCCCTCTACGGCCACGACACCCAGGGCCTCGGCCACCTCCGCCGCAACCTCGCCCTCGCCGAGGTGCTCGCCGACGACGGGCCCGACGGCGCCGGGGCCGATGTCCTCGTCCTGTCCGGCGCCCCCGAGGCCGGCCTCTTCCCCCGCCCCGAGGGCGTGGACGTCGTCGTCCTCCCCGGCGTCCGCAAGGACGCCGACGGCGGCTACGCCCCGCGGGCCCTGCGCTCGGACCTGGCCGACGTCGTCAGCATCCGCAGCGCCCTCCTCGCCACCGCCCTGACCTCCTTCGCGCCCGACCTGCTCGTCGTCGACAAGGCGCCCTGGGGCTTCGGGGGAGAACTCGCCGACGTCCTCCCCGTCCTGCGCGCCCGGGGCACCCGCGTCGTCCTCGGGCTGCGGGACGTCCTCGACGACCCCGCGACGGCCACCACGCAGTGGGCCGCCGACGAGGGCGACGACGCCGTCCGCCGCTGCTACGACGAGGTGTGGGTCTACGGCGACCGGGCCGTCCACGACCTCCCCGCCGCGGCGGGCATGGCGCCCGACGTCGCCGCCCGGTGCGTCCACGTCGGCTACCTCGCCGAGGGCCGCGTGCCCGAGGCCGACGCCGCCTCCCGCCCGCCGGTGCCCACCGACCGCTGGGTCCTCGGCGTCGTCGGCGGCGGCCAGGACGGCGCGCCGCTCGCCCGGGCGCTCGCCGAGGCGCCCGCGCCCGAGGGCACGACGCTCGTCCTCGTCGCCGGGCCGCAGCTGCCGGACGACGAGCTGCGCGTCCTGCGCGAGCGCGCCCTCGCCCGCGACGACCTCCACGTCGTCCGCTTCAGCCGGCACAGCGCCGCCTGGGCCGCCGGCGCCGAGGCCGTCGTCGCCATGGGCGGCGCGAACACCGTGGCCGAGCTGCTCGCCACCGACGTCCCGGCGCTCGTCGTCCCCCGCACGCGACCGCGCCGCGAGCAGGAGGTGCGCGCCCGCGCCCTCGAGGCGCGGGGCGCGCTCGACGTCCTGCTGCCGGAGGAGGTGACCCCCGGCCGGCTGGGCGCCTGGCTCGCGGGCGCCGTCACCCGCCGCACCGACCGCTCGGGCCTGGCCCTGGGCGGCCTGCGCACCGTCGGCGAGCGGGTCGCCCGCCGGCTGCGCCCCGCCGTCCCCGTCCAGCTCGCCGCCACCGACACCACCTGGGAGACCGACCGTGCTGCTGTCTGA
- a CDS encoding family 43 glycosylhydrolase gives MTHPTGPRTRRRRQVAVLAMGAAGALVAGALTTGTAAAADEELLVNGGFEDGLDPWFDNDGNATDGATLTLTDDAYSGEHAVLVTDRATTGSGPMQDLSGKVVAGQTYRLSARVRYDDPDAPATKQFFMTIHYGGGSYTNMGTATVARGEWGLVEGSFTVPAGQDVSTARVFLETPWTADPQAAPDVHLMDFTVDDVSLVGVAAPPAPEPGSRTIEVLGKVPGDSNPLISHKFGADGFGMVDGDRVYMYMTNDTQGYAPDAQTGVSPGIDYGDINQLTVISSEDLVNWTDHGEIQVAGPDGVAPYTNNSWAPGAVQKVVDGEKKTFLYYANGGGSSNVVVGDSPLGPWDDPRDDTLIDGGTPGAEDVAWKFDPAPFIDPADEEEYLFFGGGPASTSLPPAERFNNPKNMRGIRLTEDMIDTEGSAFVLDTPVSFEAPHVFERRGLYYLTYSSHFGGPDFGGNQAPLPGYPGGGQIPYLMSDDPTSWPAEAYEGVLFPNQSQFFGAGTGGNNHQSVFELGGEHYFTHHAPTLNKRINGDQTQGYRSPHIERLVFDEDGTMQPVVGTYAGVDQVKPLAVHDGVLEAETIAWQQGLTTRQVEGSSAQFGEGTPNLVLTDVDAGDWTSLAQADFGDGAGSLTARVRPLVAGGAVEVRLDDREGEVVATMALDGPLGEWSEATADLTGVAGVHDVYITFTGPEGEDLVEVDTYTFSSAPEGPQLVLTGGTAIAAGDRVEVDLSGFDAREAVVVTLGGERVARVRTYADGAATGVVRVPRRTLAGTSEMVATGAVSGERVSVAVTIG, from the coding sequence ATGACGCACCCCACAGGACCTCGCACCCGCAGGCGACGGCAGGTCGCCGTGCTCGCGATGGGCGCGGCAGGCGCGCTGGTCGCCGGCGCCCTCACGACCGGCACCGCGGCCGCGGCGGACGAGGAGCTCCTCGTCAACGGCGGCTTCGAGGACGGCCTCGACCCGTGGTTCGACAACGACGGCAACGCGACGGACGGGGCGACGCTCACGCTCACCGACGACGCGTACTCGGGGGAGCACGCGGTGCTCGTCACCGACCGGGCGACCACGGGCTCCGGGCCGATGCAGGACCTGTCGGGCAAGGTCGTCGCCGGCCAGACCTACCGGCTGAGCGCCCGCGTCCGGTACGACGACCCGGACGCGCCGGCCACCAAGCAGTTCTTCATGACGATCCACTACGGCGGCGGGTCGTACACCAACATGGGCACCGCCACGGTGGCCCGTGGGGAGTGGGGTCTCGTCGAGGGCTCCTTCACCGTGCCGGCCGGCCAGGACGTGTCGACCGCGCGGGTGTTCCTGGAGACGCCGTGGACGGCCGACCCGCAGGCCGCGCCGGACGTCCACCTCATGGACTTCACCGTCGACGACGTGTCGCTCGTCGGCGTCGCGGCCCCACCGGCGCCGGAGCCGGGCTCGCGCACCATCGAGGTGCTCGGCAAGGTCCCGGGCGACAGCAACCCGCTCATCTCGCACAAGTTCGGCGCCGACGGCTTCGGCATGGTCGACGGCGACCGCGTGTACATGTACATGACCAACGACACGCAGGGCTACGCGCCCGACGCTCAGACCGGTGTCTCGCCGGGGATCGACTACGGCGACATCAACCAGCTCACCGTGATCTCGTCGGAGGACCTGGTCAACTGGACCGACCACGGCGAGATCCAGGTCGCCGGCCCGGACGGCGTCGCGCCGTACACGAACAACTCGTGGGCGCCGGGTGCGGTGCAGAAGGTCGTCGACGGCGAGAAGAAGACGTTCCTGTACTACGCCAACGGCGGCGGCTCCAGCAACGTCGTCGTCGGGGACTCCCCGCTCGGGCCCTGGGACGACCCGCGCGACGACACCCTCATCGACGGCGGGACGCCGGGCGCGGAGGACGTCGCCTGGAAGTTCGACCCCGCGCCGTTCATCGACCCCGCCGACGAGGAGGAGTACCTCTTCTTCGGCGGCGGGCCCGCGTCGACGTCGCTCCCGCCGGCCGAGCGGTTCAACAACCCCAAGAACATGCGGGGCATCCGCCTCACCGAGGACATGATCGACACCGAGGGGTCCGCGTTCGTCCTCGACACCCCCGTGTCGTTCGAGGCGCCGCACGTCTTCGAGCGCCGAGGGCTGTACTACCTGACGTACTCCTCCCACTTCGGCGGCCCGGACTTCGGCGGCAACCAGGCACCGCTGCCGGGCTACCCCGGTGGCGGTCAGATCCCCTACCTGATGTCCGACGACCCCACCTCCTGGCCGGCGGAGGCCTACGAGGGCGTCCTCTTCCCCAACCAGTCGCAGTTCTTCGGCGCAGGCACCGGCGGGAACAACCACCAGTCGGTGTTCGAGCTCGGCGGGGAGCACTACTTCACCCACCACGCGCCCACGTTGAACAAGCGCATCAACGGCGACCAGACGCAGGGCTACCGCAGCCCCCACATCGAGCGGTTGGTGTTCGACGAGGACGGCACGATGCAGCCTGTCGTGGGGACCTACGCGGGCGTCGACCAGGTGAAGCCGCTCGCCGTCCACGACGGCGTGCTCGAGGCGGAGACCATCGCCTGGCAGCAGGGCCTCACCACGCGTCAGGTCGAGGGCTCCTCGGCGCAGTTCGGGGAGGGCACCCCCAACCTCGTCCTCACCGACGTCGACGCGGGCGACTGGACGTCGCTCGCGCAGGCCGACTTCGGCGACGGGGCCGGCTCGCTCACGGCGCGCGTCAGGCCGCTGGTGGCCGGCGGTGCCGTCGAGGTCCGCCTCGACGACCGCGAGGGCGAGGTCGTCGCGACCATGGCGCTGGACGGCCCGCTCGGCGAGTGGTCCGAGGCGACCGCCGACCTCACCGGGGTGGCGGGCGTCCACGACGTCTACATCACCTTCACCGGTCCGGAGGGCGAGGACCTCGTCGAGGTCGACACCTACACCTTCTCGTCGGCGCCCGAGGGACCGCAGCTGGTGCTGACCGGCGGCACCGCGATCGCGGCGGGCGACCGGGTGGAGGTCGACCTGTCCGGCTTCGACGCCCGCGAGGCCGTCGTGGTCACGCTCGGCGGCGAGCGCGTCGCCCGCGTCCGCACCTACGCCGACGGCGCTGCCACGGGCGTGGTGCGCGTCCCGCGCCGCACCCTTGCCGGCACCTCCGAGATGGTCGCCACGGGCGCCGTCTCGGGCGAGCGGGTGAGCGTGGCGGTCACGATCGGCTGA
- a CDS encoding glycosyltransferase family 4 protein, with product MSAVPVPGTAGTGRAAVHVVLDPGVPAYGRKGCSVHVQEVLRRLVARADGAPVHLVAARLGGDAPAGLEGVVVHELGRPRADGPAAAERALTALDERAADLVADLVADLHDLPGTTGVPVVYQRYGLWSARTLERARAAGATTVLEVNAPLVDEQARHRVLVDDAGAVALSRRALRSAHAAVAVSDAVATWARELSGAPVTVVPNGVDADRFAPATGSGAVPGAPLTVGFVGTFRPWHGLELLVDAAAALVGTPDAVRLLLVGDGPTREQVLARAAAPGVDVVAPGAVDPAEVPALLAGCDVAAAPYPAGEAYFSPLKLVEYLAAGLPVVASAVADVPRLLHDEREVLLVPPGDVAAMAGALRRLVRDPALRRRLADAGRAAATSRFTWDDVVARTLAGADAARAAADAVAPGPGRAAAPLVGSRA from the coding sequence ATGAGCGCCGTCCCCGTGCCCGGCACGGCGGGCACCGGCCGCGCCGCGGTCCACGTCGTCCTCGACCCGGGCGTGCCCGCCTACGGCCGCAAGGGCTGCTCGGTGCACGTGCAGGAGGTGCTGCGCCGCCTCGTCGCCCGCGCCGACGGCGCCCCCGTCCACCTCGTCGCCGCCCGCCTCGGCGGGGACGCGCCCGCGGGGCTCGAGGGCGTCGTCGTCCACGAGCTCGGACGCCCCCGCGCCGACGGCCCCGCCGCCGCCGAGCGGGCGCTGACCGCGCTCGACGAGCGGGCGGCGGACCTCGTCGCCGACCTCGTGGCCGACCTGCACGACCTGCCCGGCACGACCGGGGTCCCCGTCGTCTACCAGCGCTACGGCCTGTGGAGCGCCCGCACGCTCGAGCGCGCCCGCGCCGCTGGCGCCACGACGGTGCTCGAGGTCAACGCCCCGCTCGTCGACGAGCAGGCGCGTCACCGCGTCCTCGTCGACGACGCCGGTGCCGTGGCCCTGAGCCGCCGCGCGCTCCGCAGCGCGCACGCCGCGGTCGCGGTGAGCGACGCCGTCGCCACCTGGGCCCGCGAGCTGTCCGGCGCGCCCGTCACCGTCGTGCCCAACGGCGTGGACGCCGACCGCTTCGCCCCCGCCACCGGCAGCGGCGCCGTCCCGGGCGCCCCGCTCACGGTCGGCTTCGTCGGCACCTTCCGGCCGTGGCACGGCCTCGAGCTGCTCGTCGACGCCGCCGCCGCCCTCGTCGGGACGCCCGACGCCGTGCGGCTGCTCCTCGTCGGCGACGGCCCCACCCGCGAGCAGGTGCTCGCGCGCGCCGCCGCGCCGGGCGTCGACGTCGTCGCGCCCGGGGCCGTCGACCCCGCGGAGGTGCCCGCCCTCCTCGCCGGCTGCGACGTCGCCGCGGCGCCGTACCCCGCCGGGGAGGCGTACTTCTCGCCGCTCAAGCTCGTCGAGTACCTGGCGGCCGGCCTCCCGGTCGTGGCCTCCGCCGTGGCCGACGTGCCGCGGCTGCTCCACGACGAGCGGGAGGTCCTGCTCGTGCCGCCGGGGGACGTGGCCGCGATGGCGGGCGCCCTCCGGCGGCTCGTGCGGGACCCGGCGCTGCGCCGGCGGCTGGCCGACGCCGGGCGCGCCGCCGCGACGAGCCGCTTCACCTGGGACGACGTCGTCGCCCGCACCCTCGCCGGGGCGGACGCCGCCCGGGCCGCCGCCGACGCCGTCGCGCCCGGGCCCGGCCGCGCCGCCGCGCCGCTCGTCGGGAGCCGCGCGTGA
- a CDS encoding glycosyltransferase family 4 protein: protein MLLSEPLTPTATAAPAGPVHGGAPADADRPLVGYVVKSYPRFSETFIVRELVAREEAGERAVVASLRPPKDPRFHALLARVQAPVTYVPDDVRGGLVRVWEGLAALRAAGVAPSREALDALLDEDPGVAAQAVGVARWAVAEGVTHLHAHFASLPGRTTRLAAMLTGLPWTMTAHAKDVFHEDVDPRRLAAVMADADGVVAVSDMTTAWLAERHPTARLHRVHNGLDLDELTWSSPAHRPAVVAAVGRLVPKKGFDVLLDAVALLRGRGVDVRLRLAGAGDGAADLAARVTRLGLEDAVELLGPLPQHEVVALLRGAAAFAAPCVVAEDGDRDGLPTVVLESLAVGTPVVSTPVTGVPEAVIDGVTGHLVPERDAAALADALQRLLADGEERERLSRAGRAHVELRFDVRGQAAALRRITADVAAARTTAPAVTA, encoded by the coding sequence GTGCTGCTGTCTGAGCCCCTCACCCCGACCGCCACGGCCGCCCCCGCGGGTCCCGTCCACGGCGGTGCCCCGGCCGACGCCGACCGACCTCTCGTCGGCTACGTCGTCAAGAGCTACCCGCGGTTCTCGGAGACCTTCATCGTCCGCGAGCTCGTCGCCCGCGAGGAGGCGGGGGAGCGCGCCGTGGTCGCGAGCCTCCGGCCGCCGAAGGACCCGCGGTTCCACGCGCTGCTCGCCCGCGTGCAGGCCCCGGTGACCTACGTGCCGGACGACGTGCGCGGCGGCCTCGTCCGGGTGTGGGAGGGCCTCGCCGCCCTGCGCGCCGCAGGCGTCGCCCCGTCGCGCGAGGCGCTCGACGCGCTGCTCGACGAGGACCCCGGCGTCGCCGCCCAGGCCGTCGGGGTCGCCCGCTGGGCCGTCGCCGAGGGCGTGACCCACCTGCACGCGCACTTCGCCTCGCTCCCGGGCCGGACGACGCGGCTCGCGGCGATGCTCACCGGGCTGCCGTGGACCATGACGGCGCACGCCAAGGACGTCTTCCACGAGGACGTCGACCCGCGCCGCCTCGCCGCTGTCATGGCCGACGCCGACGGCGTCGTGGCCGTCAGCGACATGACGACGGCGTGGCTCGCCGAGCGCCACCCGACGGCCCGGCTGCACCGCGTCCACAACGGCCTGGACCTCGACGAGCTGACGTGGAGCAGCCCGGCGCACCGCCCGGCCGTCGTCGCCGCCGTCGGTCGGCTCGTCCCGAAGAAGGGCTTCGACGTGCTCCTCGACGCCGTCGCGCTCCTGCGCGGCCGCGGGGTCGACGTCCGGCTGCGCCTCGCCGGGGCCGGCGACGGCGCCGCCGACCTGGCCGCGCGCGTCACCCGCCTCGGGCTCGAGGACGCCGTGGAGCTGCTCGGCCCGCTGCCGCAGCACGAGGTCGTCGCGCTGCTGCGCGGGGCGGCGGCCTTCGCGGCGCCCTGCGTCGTGGCCGAGGACGGTGACCGGGACGGGCTCCCGACCGTCGTGCTCGAGTCCCTCGCGGTCGGGACGCCCGTCGTCTCGACGCCGGTGACCGGCGTCCCCGAGGCGGTGATCGACGGCGTCACCGGCCACCTCGTGCCCGAGCGCGACGCCGCGGCCCTGGCCGACGCCCTCCAGCGCCTGCTCGCCGACGGCGAGGAGCGCGAGCGGCTCTCGCGGGCCGGCCGCGCGCACGTCGAGCTCCGGTTCGACGTCCGGGGCCAGGCCGCGGCGCTGCGGCGGATCACCGCCGACGTCGCCGCCGCCCGCACGACCGCCCCGGCGGTGACGGCATGA
- a CDS encoding phosphotransferase family protein: MSAIAAGSAGGGVVQRRAWPADLKAPSRDLVLELAVDDRVRAGRVVDGRLEVLDDDPDLPALAALAAEPGAVVVGHRAGRRAVVRRADGTFAKVARRSATRRALARLAAVDALLAAAPPAAPARPEVVTADPGGGVVVLAPAAGTPLDDLLARGSARECRRAGVLLGRALAALALAAPGAGSEGEGWPVHSPEDEAVTTRRWTAAAVAADVLDPGEAERLVARQDRALAALAALPAAAPVPTHRDLHEGQVLVRDDGVLLLDWDTAALADPAGDVANLAAHLDLLAASSPARRRAAAAAAAGLRAGLRQGGHPLALHPAGAARVDVLREVTAVRLVAVHAFRRRPWAPG; encoded by the coding sequence GTGAGCGCAATTGCCGCGGGGTCGGCGGGCGGCGGCGTGGTCCAGCGGCGCGCGTGGCCGGCCGACCTCAAGGCCCCGTCCCGTGACCTCGTCCTCGAGCTCGCGGTGGACGACCGCGTCCGTGCCGGACGCGTCGTCGACGGCCGCCTCGAGGTGCTCGACGACGACCCCGACCTGCCCGCGCTCGCCGCCCTGGCCGCCGAGCCGGGCGCCGTCGTCGTCGGGCACCGTGCCGGCCGGCGCGCGGTGGTGCGTCGCGCCGACGGCACCTTCGCCAAGGTCGCCCGCCGCAGTGCGACCCGCCGGGCGCTGGCCCGGCTCGCGGCCGTCGACGCCCTCCTGGCCGCGGCACCTCCGGCCGCTCCCGCTCGCCCGGAGGTGGTCACGGCCGACCCGGGCGGCGGCGTCGTGGTCCTCGCCCCGGCCGCGGGGACGCCGCTGGACGACCTGCTCGCACGGGGGAGCGCCCGGGAGTGCCGTCGGGCCGGCGTGCTGCTCGGCCGGGCCCTCGCCGCCCTGGCGCTCGCCGCCCCGGGGGCGGGCAGCGAGGGGGAGGGGTGGCCCGTGCACTCGCCCGAGGACGAGGCCGTGACGACCCGCCGGTGGACGGCCGCGGCCGTCGCCGCCGACGTCCTCGACCCCGGGGAGGCCGAGCGGCTCGTGGCGCGCCAGGACCGGGCGCTCGCCGCGCTGGCGGCGCTGCCCGCGGCCGCGCCCGTCCCGACGCACCGCGACCTGCACGAGGGCCAGGTGCTCGTCCGCGACGACGGGGTGCTGCTCCTCGACTGGGACACCGCGGCTCTGGCCGACCCGGCGGGCGACGTCGCCAACCTCGCCGCGCACCTCGACCTCCTCGCGGCGTCCTCGCCGGCACGACGACGCGCGGCTGCGGCGGCGGCCGCCGGCCTGCGCGCCGGGCTCCGGCAGGGCGGCCACCCACTGGCCCTCCACCCGGCAGGGGCCGCTCGGGTCGACGTCCTGCGCGAGGTGACCGCGGTCCGGCTCGTGGCGGTGCACGCCTTCCGACGTCGGCCGTGGGCGCCGGGATGA
- a CDS encoding class F sortase has protein sequence MPAPDVTPSEGAADPTAGRRRPRGVRARVVGAVVAGALVLTGGGLLAAGLLGDDEPVAAPLPVPSATASPSPSPEPPAPEPSPSPSVAPQPTAVPTLEAEADIRLRVPAVGIDLPVHALEPDSGAINPPTMSDAYWIDPYGEPGAGDAAPDNTVYIAAHSWSRGDAAFNKLLDEDHEGGAVDVGDEVEVETPSGTATYRVTEVKRYGKDALPDADEVWEVSPGRLVLITCFQREDGRRSTENLVVTTELVPPRAR, from the coding sequence GTGCCCGCGCCTGACGTGACCCCCTCCGAGGGCGCCGCCGACCCCACCGCGGGTCGGCGGCGCCCTCGGGGCGTCCGCGCCCGGGTCGTCGGGGCCGTGGTCGCGGGGGCCCTCGTGCTCACCGGCGGCGGTCTCCTCGCCGCCGGCCTGCTCGGCGACGACGAGCCCGTCGCGGCGCCCCTTCCCGTGCCGTCGGCCACGGCGTCGCCCTCGCCGTCCCCGGAGCCCCCGGCACCGGAGCCCTCGCCGTCCCCGTCGGTGGCGCCGCAGCCGACGGCCGTGCCGACGCTCGAGGCGGAGGCCGACATCCGGCTCCGCGTGCCGGCCGTCGGCATCGACCTCCCGGTCCACGCGCTCGAGCCCGACAGCGGGGCCATCAACCCGCCGACGATGAGCGACGCCTACTGGATCGACCCCTACGGCGAGCCCGGCGCGGGTGACGCCGCCCCGGACAACACCGTCTACATCGCCGCCCACTCGTGGAGCCGCGGCGACGCCGCCTTCAACAAGCTCCTCGACGAGGACCACGAGGGCGGCGCCGTGGACGTCGGCGACGAGGTCGAGGTCGAGACGCCGTCGGGCACGGCGACCTACCGCGTCACCGAGGTGAAGCGGTACGGCAAGGACGCCCTGCCCGACGCGGACGAGGTCTGGGAGGTCTCCCCGGGGCGGCTCGTGCTCATCACGTGCTTCCAGCGCGAGGACGGCCGCCGGTCGACCGAGAACCTCGTCGTCACGACGGAGCTCGTCCCGCCGCGGGCGCGCTGA
- a CDS encoding ABC transporter ATP-binding protein, with protein MSRRGRGSAPAAGPVQRPPAGALRRTLGVIRPHTGGARLLAGGGLLAVLVEVAARLLEPWPVSWVVDGVIPAVTGQGVPPGTTQLLVGAGVAVLVVAGMRAGAAYLSTVAFALVGARVTTRLRAHLHERLLGAPLTFHETARSGDLVQRVVGDVGRVQEVAVTAGLPLFANVLTVVGMVVVVLVLDPLLALVVVAVLPLLVLSGRTSAKRITGASRSQRTQEGAMAGDAGEAFAAVRTVQAYGLVDHLSARLRGNDAKGLADGVRTKRLTAGLERRTDVVVGAATAVVLVMGGWRVLQGAITPGELVVFLTYLKTAFKPLRDLAKHTGRIAKAAASGERIADALDEAVPERDRSWARPLRRTPGRSLAVDVEGLVVGHPGRTPVLRGADLRIRAGETVALVGASGAGKSTLLQVLLRFLEPQDGTVRVDGHDVTAVTRESLRAATAVVLQDSVLLQGTLADNVRLGRLDATDAEVEDALRRAGLGSLLDVLPEGLATSVAERGATLSGGQRQRVAVARALLRDPALVLLDEPTTGLDARSAAEVLGSLLELSRGRTTLLVTHDPALLHHVDRVVALEDGRLVERPRPAAPVAAAQEVGR; from the coding sequence GTGAGCCGCCGAGGACGGGGCAGCGCCCCCGCCGCGGGGCCCGTGCAGCGGCCCCCGGCCGGGGCCCTGCGCCGCACGCTCGGCGTCATCCGCCCCCACACCGGCGGCGCACGCCTGCTCGCCGGCGGCGGGCTCCTCGCCGTCCTCGTCGAGGTGGCCGCGCGGCTGCTCGAGCCGTGGCCGGTCAGCTGGGTCGTCGACGGCGTCATCCCGGCGGTCACCGGGCAGGGCGTGCCCCCCGGCACGACGCAGCTGCTCGTCGGCGCCGGGGTCGCCGTGCTCGTCGTCGCGGGGATGCGCGCCGGCGCCGCGTACCTGTCGACGGTCGCCTTCGCCCTCGTCGGGGCCCGGGTCACGACGCGCCTGCGCGCCCACCTCCACGAGCGGCTGCTCGGCGCGCCGCTGACCTTCCACGAGACCGCCCGCAGCGGCGACCTCGTGCAGCGCGTCGTCGGCGACGTCGGCCGCGTCCAGGAGGTCGCCGTCACCGCCGGCCTGCCGTTGTTCGCCAACGTGCTCACGGTCGTCGGCATGGTCGTCGTCGTCCTCGTCCTCGACCCGCTGCTGGCCCTCGTCGTCGTGGCCGTCCTGCCGCTGCTCGTCCTGTCGGGCCGCACGTCCGCGAAGCGGATCACCGGCGCCTCGCGCAGCCAGCGCACCCAGGAGGGCGCGATGGCCGGCGACGCGGGCGAGGCCTTCGCCGCCGTCCGCACCGTCCAGGCCTACGGGCTCGTCGACCACCTCTCCGCGCGCCTGCGCGGCAACGACGCCAAGGGCCTCGCCGACGGCGTCCGGACCAAGCGGCTCACGGCCGGCCTCGAGCGGCGGACGGACGTCGTCGTCGGCGCGGCCACCGCCGTCGTGCTCGTCATGGGCGGGTGGCGCGTGCTGCAGGGCGCCATCACCCCCGGCGAGCTCGTCGTCTTCCTCACCTACCTCAAGACCGCCTTCAAGCCGCTGCGCGACCTGGCCAAGCACACCGGCCGGATCGCGAAGGCCGCGGCGTCGGGCGAGCGGATCGCCGACGCGCTCGACGAGGCCGTCCCCGAGCGCGACCGGTCCTGGGCGCGCCCGCTGCGCCGCACCCCCGGCCGCTCGCTGGCGGTCGACGTCGAGGGGCTCGTCGTCGGACACCCCGGCCGCACGCCCGTGCTCCGGGGCGCCGACCTGCGCATCCGCGCGGGCGAGACCGTCGCCCTCGTCGGGGCCAGCGGCGCCGGGAAGTCCACGCTGCTGCAGGTGCTCCTGCGCTTCCTCGAGCCGCAGGACGGGACCGTCCGCGTCGACGGGCACGACGTCACCGCCGTCACGCGGGAGAGCCTGCGCGCCGCGACGGCCGTCGTCCTGCAGGACTCGGTGCTGCTGCAGGGCACCCTCGCGGACAACGTGCGCCTCGGCCGCCTCGACGCGACCGACGCCGAGGTCGAGGACGCCCTGCGCCGGGCCGGCCTCGGCTCGCTCCTCGACGTCCTGCCGGAGGGGCTCGCGACGTCCGTCGCCGAGCGCGGCGCGACGCTGTCGGGCGGCCAGCGCCAGCGGGTCGCCGTGGCGAGGGCGCTCCTGCGGGACCCTGCTCTCGTGCTGCTGGACGAGCCGACGACCGGCCTGGACGCGCGGAGCGCCGCGGAGGTGCTCGGCTCGCTGCTCGAGCTGTCCCGCGGGCGCACCACCCTGCTCGTCACCCACGACCCGGCGCTGCTGCACCACGTCGACCGGGTCGTCGCCCTCGAGGACGGCCGGCTCGTGGAGCGGCCCCGGCCGGCGGCGCCCGTGGCCGCGGCGCAGGAGGTGGGCCGGTGA
- the pdxS gene encoding pyridoxal 5'-phosphate synthase lyase subunit PdxS, with the protein MRAVTTPETSETTSTPGSTSPAPPTGPGDTAAGAAARGTARVKRGMAEMLKGGVIMDVVTAEQAKIAEDAGAVAVMALERVPADIRSQGGVARMSDPDLVQGIVDAVSIPVMAKARIGHFVEAQVLQSLGVDYVDESEVLTPADYVHHIDKWRFTVPFVCGATGLGEALRRITEGAAMIRSKGEAGTGDVSNATGHIRTIRGEIAKLSSMSSDELYVAAKELQAPYELVAEVAAAGKLPVVLFTAGGIATPADAAMMMQLGAEGVFVGSGIFKSGNPAQRAAAIVRATTFFDDPDAVADASRGLGEAMVGLNVDAIPEPHRLASRGW; encoded by the coding sequence ATGCGGGCCGTGACGACGCCCGAGACCAGCGAGACGACGAGCACCCCCGGCAGCACCTCCCCGGCGCCCCCCACGGGGCCCGGCGACACGGCCGCCGGCGCCGCGGCGCGCGGCACCGCCCGCGTCAAGCGCGGCATGGCCGAGATGCTCAAGGGCGGCGTGATCATGGACGTCGTCACCGCCGAGCAGGCGAAGATCGCCGAGGACGCCGGGGCCGTCGCCGTCATGGCGCTCGAGCGGGTCCCCGCCGACATCCGCTCCCAGGGCGGCGTCGCCCGCATGAGCGACCCGGACCTCGTCCAGGGCATCGTCGACGCCGTCTCCATCCCCGTCATGGCGAAGGCGCGCATCGGCCACTTCGTCGAGGCGCAGGTGCTGCAGTCCCTCGGCGTCGACTACGTCGACGAGTCCGAGGTGCTCACGCCCGCCGACTACGTCCACCACATCGACAAGTGGCGCTTCACGGTGCCCTTCGTCTGCGGCGCCACGGGTCTCGGCGAGGCGCTGCGGCGCATCACCGAGGGCGCGGCGATGATCCGCTCGAAGGGCGAGGCGGGCACGGGCGACGTCTCCAACGCCACGGGGCACATCCGCACCATCCGCGGCGAGATCGCCAAGCTCTCCTCGATGAGCAGCGACGAGCTCTACGTCGCCGCCAAGGAGCTGCAGGCGCCCTACGAGCTCGTGGCCGAGGTCGCCGCGGCGGGCAAGCTGCCCGTCGTCCTCTTCACCGCCGGCGGCATCGCCACCCCGGCCGACGCCGCGATGATGATGCAGCTGGGCGCCGAGGGCGTCTTCGTCGGCTCGGGCATCTTCAAGTCCGGCAACCCGGCGCAGCGCGCCGCGGCCATCGTCCGGGCGACGACCTTCTTCGACGACCCCGACGCCGTCGCCGACGCCTCGCGCGGCCTCGGCGAGGCCATGGTGGGTCTCAACGTCGACGCCATCCCCGAGCCGCACCGCCTCGCCAGCCGCGGCTGGTGA